The DNA segment AGATGCTCCTCGTCGCCGTGGTGATGGCGGCGCTCGTCGGGGTCGTCTTTGCGGCGCCGGGAGCGACCTACGTCTACGGGAACGCGACACGAACGGAGAACGGACGGATATCGGCGGCGGGCCCGATCACGAACCTCCTCCTCTGCATACCGTTTGCGGCGCTGATGCTCTTCGGTGGCGGCGGGCTCCTCGCACTCGTGGGTCTCGTCGGGCTCCGGATCAACGCGATGATCGCCACCTTCAACATGCTCCCGATCAGCGTGCTCGACGGGCGCAAGGTCCTCGCCTGGAACCCGGTCATCTTTGCCGTGCTCATCGTCGCCTCCGCCGGGCTCCTCTTCTGGTCACTTACACTGCCTCTCGTCTGGCCAAGCTCACTCTCTCTCTTCTGAGGGACCTGCCCCTTTTTTCAGGCCCGTTTCAGCGAGAACCGGAACGCCGCGCCGCACTCCGGACGGCCCGGCACCCGGTCGTCGACCCGGATACGGCCGCCGTAGCGCGATACAAGCATCCGGGTGATGTAGAGCCCGAGGCCCTGGCCGCTTTTGCGCTGTCTGCTCTGCCCGAACCGCATGAATATGGCATCTTTCATCGCATCAGGTATCCCCGGCCCGGTATCCTCGACAGAGACCACGACCTCGTCGTCGTTCTCCTCCACCCGGACGGTGATCTCGACCTCCGCCCCCCCGAACTTGATGCTGTTGCCGATGAGGTTCGTGAAGACTTCGGGAAGGAGCGCGTCGGCCATGACCGCAAGATTCGTGGCGCCGTAACGGATCCGGCTCCCGGAGAAGATCGCGATCTCGTCCCGGATCACCCGATCAAGGTCTACCGGAACGAGCACGGTCGATTCCTTGTGGATCCGGCGGATGGTCGAGACGTTCCGCAGGATCTCGATGCTTTTGCGGATACTGCTCTGGAGTTTCTGTGCGTAGCCTCTTCCCTCCCCCTCGAGCATATCGACGAGGAGATCGGTGTAGAGGCCCGAGACGTTCTCGGCGTTCCTGATGTCGTGGCTGAGGATGTCCAGGTAGAGGTTCGCCTCCCGTTCGGCCATCTCCAGCTGCCGGATCAGTATGGTGCGCTCGACGGAATTACCGATCTCCCTCCCGATGGCTGTAAGAAGAGATCGGTCGGCGTCGCTGAACCGCCTGTCATCCCGGGAGGCCACATTCAGGGCCCCGATTATCCTGCCGTGCGCTATAATCGGGATGCTGGCGTAGGTGTGCGGCGTCTCGCCGCTTTCCTCGGTGCACTCGTCGGGAAAGAGGGTCTCTCCTGCAACCAGCACCGTTGCGTAGGGCGCGAGGGTGATATCCGGGATGCATGGGTGCGCAGGAAAGCCCTCCGGGAGGCGCTGCGTGCAGACGAGCCGCGCACTCTGCCTCCCCGGCTCGATCAGGTAGATGCCTCCGCCTGAAAGATTGAGAAGGTCGAGGGTTGCCCCGAGCACCCTCTCCAGCGCCTCCTCGATGTCCGTTGCGGACGCCGATACGCCGATGATCCGGTTTAAGACCGAGAGCTCGCGATTATGGGCCTGGATCTCGGCTTCGGCCTCTTTCTGGCTGGTGATATCGGTGAACGAAGCCGTGATACAGAGGGGAACCCCATCGCTGTCCCTGACCAGAGTCCCGGAGAACATGACATAAAACACCGTGCCGTCCTGCCTTCTGCCGATCCGCTCGCCGGTATACCCGCCGGTGCGGGCAACTTTCACAAACGTGTTCCGGGCCTCCTCCTCGTTCTGCCAGAGTTCCGTGACCGGCTTCCCGATCGCCTCGGCGGGGGAGCCGTAGCCCCACATGGTGAGAAACGCCTGGTTGACATAGGTCAGGCGGCCGTCGAGGCCGGCGACGGTGAACGCGCTCGGCGACGACGCTATCGCCATATCCCGGATCCGGAGTTCCTGCTCGGCCCGCTTGCGTTCGGTGATGTCGATCCCCGAACCCATCGTGCAGATCCGCCTGCCCGCTTCATCGGTGACGACGGTGAGGGAGAGCTGCATGGGGAAGGCCGTTCCGTCTTTTCGTCGTGATTTCACCTCGCCCGACCAGGCGCCGTTCCGGACGAGTTCCTCTCTGATCCGGCTCATCTCCCCCGGATCTCCCCAGAGCACCGAGACGTGCTGCCCGACGATCTCCTCCTCCTCCCACCCGTGTATGGCGAGAGAGGCGCGGTTGGCGTAGATGATCTTACCGTCGTGGTCGGAGAGAGAGATGCCTTCGAGCGCCGACGCTATCGCCATATCCTTGATCCGCAGCTCGAGTTCGGCCTGCCGCTGCCTGGTCACATCGCGGAGGGAATAGAGCGTCCCGGTAACCCGCCCGAAATCGTCGTGTAAGGTGCTGAGCGTCTCGTCGACGAATATGATTTCGCCGCCCCTCTTGTAGTGGCTGACGACGCCGCGCCAGGTTCCTGACGATCTGAGAGCGTTTTTCGCCGCCTCTTCGTCGTCCGGGCGGACCCACTCGGTGGTGAAGAGTTCCGAGGCGTGCCGACCGAGAGCCTCACCGGAAGGAACGTCGTAGAGCCTTTCTGCTGCCCGGTTCATGTAGGTGATCCGTCCCTCTGCGTCGGCCGCGACCACGGCGTCCTCCACCTGCGAGAGCACCTGGGACTGGAACCTGAGTTGCCCTTCCGTCCGTTTCCGTTCGGTGACATCGCGGCTGATCCCGAGCAGGTTTCGGACGGTGCCGTCGCTTCCCGGCATCGGGGTGAGGCGCGTCTCAAGCCACACCTCCCCGCCATCACCCGGGATCTGCCCCTCTGCGGTGAAGATCTTCCCTGGAGACTCCGCTACAGCCCGGAGCACCGGAAGCCACCCTTCAACGAGATCGGGCGGAAACAGTTCCCTGATGTTCTTTCCCTGCAGGCTCTCCGGGTCTGCGCCGACCAGGCGGCCGCCGGCACCGTTTACGAATAGGATATCCCCGTCCATGCCTACGAGGAAGATGACGTCCGGTGCAAACTCCGTAAGCATCCGGTAACGCTCCTTGTTCTCCCGGAGCGCCTCTGCCATGCGTGTCTCCTCGCTGATATCGACGGCGGTGGCCATGATGCAGATCGGGGTTCCGGAATCGTCCTTGAGGATGGTTGCGGTAACGTGAGCGGTAAATTCCGTCCCGTCGGCCTTTCTGCCGACCAGTTTCCCGGTACATTTGCCCTGCTCCGTAAACGTCGCAAGCGCCCTCTCGACCTTGGCCGGCTCTACCCAGAACTCCGTGAGGTGCCGGCCGATAACCTCCCCCGGGTCGGTCAGCCCCCCCATCTCCAGCAGCGCCCGGTTGACGTGCGTGATATAGCCGTCGAGGTCCGCGATGGCGATCGCGGCAAACGACGACTCAAGCGACACCCTCCTGATCAGGAGTTCTCGCTCCGTGCGTTTCCGTTCCGTGATGTCGGCATGTGTCCCCGCGATCCGGATCGGCGTCCCGCGGGCATCGCGCTCGACCACCCGGAGCCGGTCGAGCACGTAGACCCATTCTCCCGATGCGGACTTCATCCGGAACTCCATCTCGCAGCGGTCGCGAACTCCTGCGGCCATCCCGGCGAGGGCCGCCCCAACGCGATCGCGGTCCTCCGGGTGGACGAGTGCGAGGATCGCGGGGAGCGTGGGCACGAACGCCCCGGGTTCGTAGCCGAGCATCGTGAAGGTCCGCGGGCTGTAGTAGATCGTGCCGGTGCCGACGTCCCAGTCGACCAGTCCGTCCCCTGCCGCCGGGAGTGCCAGGTTCAGCCGTTCTTCGCTCTCCCGGAGCGCCTGCTCCGCGCGATTCCGCTCGGTCACGTCGAGGAGCGACATCACCGAGCGGGCCGTCCCCGGGATCAGGCCGATGGTGGCCTCGACGGCGTGAAGGGTGCCGGCGCGGTCGATGAACGTGAAGGAGTAGTTCTTCGGCGCGGCTGCGGGATCCTTCCGGCGGAGGTTGTGGTACTCCATGATCTGCCGGCATTCTTCCCCCGGGGCGATGAAATCGGCCAAACGCTTTACTCCGGTGACATCCTGCCGCGGATACCCGGAGAGCCGCTCGAACTCGGTGTTCGCCACTGAGATAGTGCCGTCGCCTTCGATGAGGATCGTCGCCGTCCCGGTGTACTCGACGATCGCCTCGTAATCCCCGGTCTCAGGGGCTTCCCGGAGCCGGAGCACCCAGTTCTTCCCGGACGGCGTTCTCCACCCCGAGCAGTGGTACCCCCGTTCTCCACCGCCCGGATTCCTGAGCCGGCACTCGAACTCCAGAGTCCCGTTTCCGGGTGTCGCAAGAATTTTGTCGGCAAGATCGCTCACCGACCCCGCCTGCCCGGGTTCGCTCTCATGCACACCGAGCATCCGGCGGGAGGCCGTATTCGCCCAGATTATGCGGGCGTCCTCATCGAGCACCAGGACCGCGTCTTCCATACTCTCCAGTACCCGGTAATCCGGCTGCGCGCCGTGCAGACGCTCCGGAGGGTCGACGGGGGCCACGCTCGGTTTCTCCTGCTGCCCCAAGATGCATCTTGCGGGCTGGTATTGAATATGAAGATTGTCAAAACGTATTAATCTGTTCCGGTTGCTGGATAGGGGGAAAAAATATTAATCCGTGCGGCCGTGGCGGAGCGGGGTATCGTGCCCGGGGCTGGTGCCGGGGAAACATTCTTTGCCCGGCCGCCGCACGGGGAAAACAGGAGTCAGGGTTTCGCATCCTCCGGTTCTTGCTGGCCGGCAAGAAGGTTGACCACGTCACGCCCTTTCTCCCGTGCCTCCGTGAGCGCTGTAGGGTGCCTCGTGATCCCGCCGTAGCGGTCGAGATCGTTTGCGATGACGTTGTCCCAGTACTCGAACCCGGTGGTGTTGAAGAAGGCGGTGATTGCCGGGAACGCCGCATCGAAGACGTTCTCCCACCCGAGCCCCGCGGTCGAGACGAATATCCCCTTGTGGCGGCGGGTGTGGTCGGGAGCGTAGTAGAGATTCTTCAGGATGAACTTGCGCGCCCAGAGGTACTGGGCGCGGTCGATCAGTCCCTTCGCCTCCGCCGTGATCCCCATCGAATAGATGGGGGAAGCAAGGACAATGACATCGGCATTCTCAATCTTCTCAAAGACCTCCGTGAGATCGTCTTTGAGGACGCAGACCCCGGTACGGTGACAGACGTTGCACCCCTGGCACGAGGCGTACTCGAGCGGCCGCAGAACGATCTTCTCGACCTCTGCCCCCGCCTCGCGGGCACCCTCGAGCACGGCGTCGAGCAGCGTCTCGGTGTTCCCGTGCCGCCGTGGGCTGCCGGAGATGCCGAGGACGTTTACGGTCATGCCGCCCCGACCTCCCGCAGGTGCGCAACAACCTCCCGTGCCAGGCTCTCCGCGTCGGCCTTCGCGGTCGGATGGCGCTCAATCGCGCCCTTCTCGTCGACCCCGTTCACCATCAGGTACCGGAGATCTTTGTTTTTGATATCGACGACGTGAAAGAAGCACTTCACCGACGGAATTGCCGCATCGAAGACGTAATCCCAGTTCTGCCCGGCGGTCGAGAGGAAGATGCCCATCCGTTTTCCTTTCCGCTCCGGCGGGACGACCGGGAGGTGGAGGACGTACTTCCGGGAGCGGAAGACCTGCGCCCGGTCGACCAGCGCCTTCGCCTGCGCGGCAAGCCCCATGCAGTAGATGGGCGAGGCGAGGATGATGCAGTCGGCCGCGACGATCCGGTCGTGGACGTAGTCCATGTAGTCGTGCTGGACGCACCGGTTGAGCGTCTCGCAGATGTTGCACCCGCGGCAGGGCCGGATGTCGGCCTCGGCGACGACGATCTTCTCGACCGCGGCCCCTTCGGCCTCCATCGCCGCGAGCACCCAGTCGAGGAGGGTCTCGGAGTTGCCGTGACGGCGGGGCGAGGCCGCAAACGCGAGGACGTCTATGGTCATATATGATGTGTTGTCCCGGCGGAGGCAAAAAACGTGCCGGGATTTGTTTCACTGCACCTTCTCCTGCGACAGCCCGATCGCGAGCGTGTAGCAGAGGCCGATCATCACGAGCATGAACGGGAACGCCGCGGTGATCGCCATCACCTGGAGAGCGTCAAGCCCCCCGGTGAGGAGGAGGACGATCGCGACGGCGGAGAGGGAGAGTCCCCAGACGACCTTCTTGTAGTTCGGGACGACCAGGCCCCCGCCCGATGTGAGCGAGCCGAGGACGACCGTCGCGGAGTCCGCCGAGGTGATGAAGAAGACGATCAGGAGAAGTATCGCGGCGAGCGAGAGGATTCCTGCGAACGGGTAGTGCTCGAGGAACGCGAAGAGGGCGAGCGAGACGTCCTCTCCCGCGACGGCGGCGATGCCCGCTCCCTCTTCGAGTTCGAGGTGCAGCGCCGAT comes from the Methanoculleus marisnigri JR1 genome and includes:
- a CDS encoding site-2 protease family protein — its product is MLERIPPRERRDLLIAWLAISIAFTLIFVRGMVSLDILVFYFAMSLVTVGVAFVLHELAHKFAAMRYGYWAEFQKDNQMLLVAVVMAALVGVVFAAPGATYVYGNATRTENGRISAAGPITNLLLCIPFAALMLFGGGGLLALVGLVGLRINAMIATFNMLPISVLDGRKVLAWNPVIFAVLIVASAGLLFWSLTLPLVWPSSLSLF
- a CDS encoding sensor histidine kinase, producing the protein MAPVDPPERLHGAQPDYRVLESMEDAVLVLDEDARIIWANTASRRMLGVHESEPGQAGSVSDLADKILATPGNGTLEFECRLRNPGGGERGYHCSGWRTPSGKNWVLRLREAPETGDYEAIVEYTGTATILIEGDGTISVANTEFERLSGYPRQDVTGVKRLADFIAPGEECRQIMEYHNLRRKDPAAAPKNYSFTFIDRAGTLHAVEATIGLIPGTARSVMSLLDVTERNRAEQALRESEERLNLALPAAGDGLVDWDVGTGTIYYSPRTFTMLGYEPGAFVPTLPAILALVHPEDRDRVGAALAGMAAGVRDRCEMEFRMKSASGEWVYVLDRLRVVERDARGTPIRIAGTHADITERKRTERELLIRRVSLESSFAAIAIADLDGYITHVNRALLEMGGLTDPGEVIGRHLTEFWVEPAKVERALATFTEQGKCTGKLVGRKADGTEFTAHVTATILKDDSGTPICIMATAVDISEETRMAEALRENKERYRMLTEFAPDVIFLVGMDGDILFVNGAGGRLVGADPESLQGKNIRELFPPDLVEGWLPVLRAVAESPGKIFTAEGQIPGDGGEVWLETRLTPMPGSDGTVRNLLGISRDVTERKRTEGQLRFQSQVLSQVEDAVVAADAEGRITYMNRAAERLYDVPSGEALGRHASELFTTEWVRPDDEEAAKNALRSSGTWRGVVSHYKRGGEIIFVDETLSTLHDDFGRVTGTLYSLRDVTRQRQAELELRIKDMAIASALEGISLSDHDGKIIYANRASLAIHGWEEEEIVGQHVSVLWGDPGEMSRIREELVRNGAWSGEVKSRRKDGTAFPMQLSLTVVTDEAGRRICTMGSGIDITERKRAEQELRIRDMAIASSPSAFTVAGLDGRLTYVNQAFLTMWGYGSPAEAIGKPVTELWQNEEEARNTFVKVARTGGYTGERIGRRQDGTVFYVMFSGTLVRDSDGVPLCITASFTDITSQKEAEAEIQAHNRELSVLNRIIGVSASATDIEEALERVLGATLDLLNLSGGGIYLIEPGRQSARLVCTQRLPEGFPAHPCIPDITLAPYATVLVAGETLFPDECTEESGETPHTYASIPIIAHGRIIGALNVASRDDRRFSDADRSLLTAIGREIGNSVERTILIRQLEMAEREANLYLDILSHDIRNAENVSGLYTDLLVDMLEGEGRGYAQKLQSSIRKSIEILRNVSTIRRIHKESTVLVPVDLDRVIRDEIAIFSGSRIRYGATNLAVMADALLPEVFTNLIGNSIKFGGAEVEITVRVEENDDEVVVSVEDTGPGIPDAMKDAIFMRFGQSRQRKSGQGLGLYITRMLVSRYGGRIRVDDRVPGRPECGAAFRFSLKRA
- a CDS encoding flavodoxin family protein; amino-acid sequence: MTVNVLGISGSPRRHGNTETLLDAVLEGAREAGAEVEKIVLRPLEYASCQGCNVCHRTGVCVLKDDLTEVFEKIENADVIVLASPIYSMGITAEAKGLIDRAQYLWARKFILKNLYYAPDHTRRHKGIFVSTAGLGWENVFDAAFPAITAFFNTTGFEYWDNVIANDLDRYGGITRHPTALTEAREKGRDVVNLLAGQQEPEDAKP
- a CDS encoding flavodoxin family protein; the protein is MTIDVLAFAASPRRHGNSETLLDWVLAAMEAEGAAVEKIVVAEADIRPCRGCNICETLNRCVQHDYMDYVHDRIVAADCIILASPIYCMGLAAQAKALVDRAQVFRSRKYVLHLPVVPPERKGKRMGIFLSTAGQNWDYVFDAAIPSVKCFFHVVDIKNKDLRYLMVNGVDEKGAIERHPTAKADAESLAREVVAHLREVGAA